CATTGACGATGACCTGATGGGGTGGCGACGGAAATATCCCTTTGTCATGCAGCCTGTGGCACAGCGAGCGCAGCCAGTCCGGCAGCGGCCCCAGAAAAGCATCCGACCGCACCGTCCGCTCTTTGTAGTCATACCGCCATCCATAATGCTGCACCCACCGCTTCAGATCCGCCCGCCAGGGCTGGCTGTCGATGCGGGACAGAAGAAGCACCTCCTGTGCCAAGCCTATGAAATCCGGAACAAAGACAAGACCCGGGATACAGTACTGCGCCTTCTGTGAGGATTCTGGAAAAGGGTTTTCGGGAATTACTTTCATATTCTGCTGTTACTCTCTCAGGTATCAAGAAATAGAATCACAGGAAGGTAAAGACAGACATGTTCGCATGGTATCGTATTGGAAACTATAAAATCGTTGCGCTGATTGCCGGGGATTTTGCCCTGTCCCTTTCACTACAAGGTTCAGAAAATCTGTTCGTCTGGAATTCTGCGGTCCGGTTTTTTGTTCATGGAGACGCAAGGGATTCCCTTGAAAATTTCCGTAATAAAATCGGGTTCTCCTGGACAGGTGGAGTTTTTGAATTTCTGGCCAGACAGGAAAATGGAAAAATGGTTCTGCTGAAACAGAGCGACCCCCTGCGCCAAGCTACCCATCTTGTGTGTGGGCGCCTGTCGACCCTGGAAAGGTTTGCCAAAGGGACTGGAATTCCGGATGGGGAAATTTTTCCGGTTCCTGTTACGACAGAGCCTTTTGCAGGCGCAGTGCCGGTATCAATACAAAGTGACCAGCAGGTATTAACACAAAATCACCCGACGTTTTTTAGCCCATCGATCTCAAACCTCCAAACGCTTGATTCCGTGCGAGTATCCTTGGGCGACGAAACCATACAAGAGATTTACCATGATGTGGGCTTGCTGCAGCAGGCTGTTCAAGGTGGTATCAATCAGGAAGTTAGATATGAGGCCGGCCAGCATCCGCATCTGAAAGCCCTCTTCAGTTTCATTACAAAATCCCCCCTGTATCTTGTTGAAGGAAAAGGCAGCGGTCAGCTGGAATTGAATGAAGTGACAGCCATTCACCATGCCGATGGTACTCCCCTGTCACTGCCATCAGATCTGGGTTCAGGAAATAAACTTCCCTCCTATATAGCCGGTGCGAACCTTACAATTTCCGATAATGATGTGTCTGTTACAGGATTCAGGCTTGTCCTGAACGGTACAGGCCCGTCCGGCCCTGTCGCTCTGAAAAAAGGTCCCCTTGTTTTCATTACCCGGACGGGTGTCCAGATTTTTGTCCAGCCTGGCATGAAGGCCGCGCTGATTACGCCGGATGAAACCATGGGACAAAAAACTATGGAACTGCAGAAGGTGTGGGCGGCGGGTAGTCCTGCTCCAGCGGCAGCAGCCCCTGCAGCAGCACTCAACCCCTGAAACACCAACAGCCCGTCCGGTTTCCCGGACGGGCTGTCCTCTGGAGAGGCGGGTGTTACTGCATAGAGTCGCCGTATTTGCGGCGGAAGGATTCAGTAAGCCGGACGACTTCCGGAAGGGGCCGGTATCCGGCAGGTTGTCGAAGGGGGTACATGAATGATCTTTGTTTGTTCCAAAATCAGAAGATATACCTTTTATATTTTTTTCATCCTATATCATGGATAATCTCAAGAATACCCTCCTATAGATTTTTATTCGGGATTCGGGGATAATGTTCCCATGCTCAAGCATTCTGACATCTGGCAGGCCATAGACCGTCTCGCACGGGAAAGCGGCCTGTCTGCATCAGGGCTCGCCAAAAAAGCCGGCCTTGACCCAACCACGTTCAACAAGAGCAAGCGTGCGGGTCCTGGCGGCCGTTTGCGCTGGCCATCGACCGAGAGCATCTCCAGGATCCTGGAGGCTACAGGACAGTCCCTGTCGGCTCTGGTCTCGATGATCGACGGCGAAGCCGGATCCGGCACCCAGCGCGTTCCGGTCATCGGATACGCGCAGGCCGGAAAGAAAGGCTTTTTCGACGATGCGGGCTATCCCGTCGGCAATGGCTGGGATGAACTGCTGTTCCCCAACGTGGGCGACCCGCAGGCCTATGCGCTGGAAGTCAGCGGCGACAGCATGGAGCCGGTCTACCGCGACGGCGATATCCTGATCGTGTCACCTGCGGCCCAGCTGCGCCGCGGTGACCGCGTGGTGGTGCGCACAAAGGACGGCGAGGTGATGGCCAGGCACCTGTCACGCCAGAGTGCGAATCGAATCGACCTCCAGTCGCTGAATAAAGACCACGAGGACCGCACCCTGCCCATGGCCGACGTGCAGTGGGTTGCCCGAATCATGTGGGTCAGCCAGTAGGCTCTTCCACCTCCCCTTTCCTGTCACCCCGGTGAAAACCGGGGTCCATTGTTAGTGCTATGCTAGAGAATGGATCCCGGCCTGCGCCGGGATGACGGAGTGGTGAGACTTCTATCCCTGTTGCTGCAAGTATTTTGGCAGGTTACGCTGTGCCCATGTTCATTCATGGCTGCAGGAGCAGGATATGAAAAAAGAAAGGTTTTTGGAGTTTCTGGGGTTTTCAGGCATTGCTGCTTTGCCCCTGATATTCGGAAGTATCGTAACAGGTTCCTGCCCCGGATCTTCCCCTGCTCCCGTGGACTGCGATGATCTGGGGAAAAAAGTCGGCAAGGTTCTGGGCATGAAAGACGGAAAGGCTATGATTTCCCGTGGGCAGGTCGTTTCCGGCCCTGGAAAATCTCCGGTCACTGAATTTCAGGTTCGATACGTAACGGGTGAACCCATGGGAATCATCCAGAACAGCAAAAATAACCTGTACTGGACGCCCAAATTATGGCCCGGATCTGAACATTCTTTTTTTATTGGAAAAGTCGACGCCTCCAACCCGGTTGTCACCTATATCGATAGCTGTGCAACACCGTAATTTTCCGGCAGGCCCTGTCATCCATTTCCTCTTCCCCAGAAGGAAAGGTAAAGATGGGCCCCTTTCCACCAATCCTGTTGTTGCAAGTATTTCGCCGGGTTACTGTAATATCAGCCAACCTTACGAAGCGGAGAAAAGATGCAGCAAAGAGTTGCCAGAATTCTTGCCGGAATGAGCATTGGAATTGCTCTTGTTTCAGGAGCACGCCTGTACTCTGCATCTGCTTCTCCCGTGGACTGCGATGCCTTGGGCGATAAAGTAGGCAGGATTCTGGGCCTGGATGAAAAAATCCGGATTTCCCGCAAAAAGTCCTTCGGCGGGTGGCTGTCAGATCCAATGACCGAGGCTTACATCCAGTCCATGAATGGGGGGTTCAGAGGGATCATTCTAAACGACGGCAAAGATAACCTGTACTGGATGCCATCTTCCGGGCCTGAATCACCGCACCCCCTCCTCCGGGGAGAAACCACCTACATCCCCCTTGGAAAAACTTCCGCTCCCAAAGGCACTGACCCCAACACGGTTGTCACATACATCAACAGCTGCGTGAACAAGACTGCTGCTCCCTGATCCAGAATTATCTCCCTTGTGGGAGAGGTAAATCACCCCGCTACTCCAGCCCGCTTCAGCACCCCCAGCGCCTCGTCCAAGGCCTCGCGCAGGGCGGCGACCATGCGGTCGATGTGTTCTTTCTGGATGATGAGGGGCGGTGAGAACACGATGGTGTCGCCCATGGCGCGCAGAATCACGCCGCGCCTGATGGTCATATCGTAGACTATCATTCCAACCTTCAGGTTCTCCGGGAACTGTTCCCTGGTGGCCTTGTTGCGCACCAGCTCCACCCCGCCCATGAGGCCGATGGAGCGCACATTCCCCACCAGCGGGTGATCGGCCAGCGTGCCCAGCGCTTTTTCCAGATGCGGCGCCAGGGCGCGTACGTGATCCACCAGCCGGTCTTCTTCCACGATCTTTACGGCTTCCAGCGCCACAGCGGCGGCTACCGGATGGGCAGTAGATGTAAACCCGTGGCCGAAGCTGCTCACCTTGTCCGCCTGCGACTTCAGGACCTCATAGATGCGGTCGGTGATCATGAGGGCCGAGATGGGCATATACGCTCCCGACAGGCCCTTGGCGCACACGATCATGTCCGGCGTCAGGTCCATGGTCTGGCAGCCCCACATGTTGCCGGTACGGCCGAATCCGGTCACCACCTCATCCGCGATGAAAAGAATATCGTGTTTTTTCAGGATGGCCTGCACCCGGCTGTGATAGCCCGGCGGCGGAATGATCACCCCAGCCACGCCCATGACCGGCTCGGCGATGAAGGCGCCGATAGTCTCCGGTCCCTCCTTCAGGATCAGGGCCTCGAGGTTGTCCGCCATGCGCTGCGAGAACTGGTCCTCGCTCTCGCCCGCCTGGCCGTACCGGTAATACCCGGGATAGTCCGTGTGCAGGACCTGGGGGATGGGCAGATCAAAATTGAAATGCACGTGGGGATGGCCGCTCAGGCTGCCCGCGCCGATGGTGGTGCCGTGATAACCCTTGCGGCGGGAGATGATCTTTTTCTTCTGCGGCCGGCCCAGCGCGTTGTTGTAGTACCATACGAACTTCATGGCTGTGTCGTTGGCCTCGGACCCCGAGCTGGCGAAGAAGACCTTCCCCATGGGCACGGGAGAAATGGACAGCAGCTTGTCTGCCAGCGCGATGGCGGGCGGGTGGGAGCGATGGTTGAACACATGGTAATAGGGCAGCGTGTTCAGCTGCCGCGTGGCCGCATCAATCAGCCGCTGCTCACTGAACCCCAGCGAGGCGCACCACAGCGCCGCCACCCCCTCCAGATACTCCCGCCCTTCCGTGTCATAGACGAACACACCCTTCCCGCGCTCGATGATGAAGGGGCCCCTCTCCTCGTGCAGTTTCAGGTTAGTGAAAGGATGCAGGTGGGACGCCACATCGCGGCGGGACAGGGATTTGCGGTCATCCATGGAAACCTCCGGGGTTGCAACCTGTGGGAATCATAGTCCACACCCGGAAACATTAAAAGATACCCGTCCGGATTTGCTGAAAGTAAAACCGGCTCCTAATATCCCGACAATCGTATTTTGGCCTGATGTTCGTCCAGAAAGGGAGAAATCATGGAAAAAGACAATCATGGTATCTGGCACTATCCGGTAAAAGCTTTTGCTGCTCTGGCAGCATTGACCGGCGGCCTGATCACGTTCATTGGCGGCATCGTATATGTGCCGCTTTGTGGCCTTGTCCGGGCTGGCCGGACCTGGAAAACACACATGGACCATGTAGCGTACGAGCTGGACCAGGAACAGGGAAAAAAGGACTGGCCGGGCAAACATAGCCGACGGTCAATTACTGCAGGTATTATTATTGTTTCTGGTACTGCCCTGGCGCTGTATGGAACCTGCAGATCATCCTCCACAGAGAAAACTGAAACTGCCCCTGAAACAGGGAAACCAGCAGCCAGTATCCGTCCCTGCGCTGACAGCACTGGCAGGTCCTGTACCGGACAGCCCGCGATGCAGGGCCGGCCTGCACCTGTTCCTGCCAGGACAGCACCCACAGTAACACCGGCTGCTCGCATTCCGCGACCGTGAAAACAGGCCTTTGCCTTCCACTGTCATGCCAGCGAAAGCTGGCATCCAGAAGCGCGTCTGCGCGTCATGTGAGTCTGCGGCCTGCGGACGCAGACCCGCTGGATCCCGGATCAAGTCCGGGATGACGGAAAAAAGATGAACAAAACAGTTATGCAGGCAGCCTAAATTCCCGGCTGGCCCTTCCCCCTACTTCTTCTGCCCGCCCAGAAAACCTTTCAGCAGATCCTTTGCCTGGTTTTCCAGCTGTTTTTTCGGATCCTCCGGCTGCTGTGGCGCAGGTTCTGCGGGAGCGGTCTGTGTTTCAGGCGCAGGCTGTGCGCCGGGTGCCGGTTCGCCGGGAGCAAACAGGGTGCCTTTCTTCAGCTGGTCCTTCAGGGATTTCAGCTGATCCAGGGCTCCTTTCGGGTCCTGCATGATCTGCTGCACCGTGCCGGACAGGTCAGGCGCAAAGGACAGCCTGTCAAAGGTTCCGCTGACCACCACGGGAACGGTCAGCCCGCCCAGGTCCGTTTTACCCCCCTGCCCCTGCAGCGTGCCTACCAGTTTGGGCTCCAGGCGGTAATTCACGGTCTTTGGTACCAGACTGATCTGGCCGGCCCCGGTGACCCGCAGGACGGGCGCCATCATCTGCAGGGTGCTGTTGACCACTCCATTTGTAATGGTGAAATCCGAGGACAGTTCGGCAAAGTCTGTTTTCTCGGCATCGCTGCCGGCCTGGAATGCGCTGCCGATATTGCGGGCCATGGCGGCGATGTTGATTCCACGGATAGCCCCGTCGCGGACCATGAAATTGCCCTTGCCGTCCAGATTTCCGACCATGTCCCGCTGGCTTTTGCCGGACGTGCGGACAGACATTTTGCCCTCCCCGGTTCCGGTCAGCCGTTTGAAGTCGGCAAAGGCCCGCAGAAGCTGCTCCACCTGGATTCCGCCCATGGTGGTCTCCAGGGTCACCGCGGGTGTGGTTCCCGACGCATCAAGTCCCAGCGTACCGGCAATCTTTCCATCAAAAATCCGGGTCTCCGGAAAGGATGTATCCAGATTTCCGTTGACCAAGGCTATGTCCAGCACTGTGGGGCCGGTCTGCGCCTTTTTGATCACAACTCCGTCCAGGGACACTTTCAGATCGGCGTCAACAGACTTCAGGCCGGAAAGATCCAGCGGCTCATTGCTCCAGCCTGCGGCAGACGCGGGCGCGGCATGTGCCTGTGAAACAAGACGGACAGAGCTTTCCGCGCTTTTGCCGGTTTCCCCGGCAGAAGCCATGAGCTTGTCCAGGTCCAGCACAGAAGTCTTCAGGGCCCCGGTAACCTTCGGCCTTGCCCCGGCCAGGTGGATCTTCAGATCACCGGTAGCTGACGTATCGTTGGCTTCAAGGGAAAGGCCGGACAGGGACACATCATCCCGGTTGGCCTTCACAGCACTGGACAGGCGAAAGCCGGTGACCGGCGAGGGCTTGTCCGCCGCCGCCATGGTGGCCAGGCGGATCAGGTCCTCGCCCTCTGCTTCCAGCTGGCCGGACACAGCGGGCCGGGATTTCGGGGACTCCAGGGTGCCCCGGAAGACAACCTTGCCATCACCGACAGAAATTTTCAGCTCAGCCGGAGAAGAGCGATCCTCCATCAGGCTGCGGGGCTGGCCGATTTCCCCCTCGCCCCGGATCTGCTTTTTGTCCCATGTGGCCGCGATCCTGAACTTTGCAGGCCGGTCCAGACCAGGCAGGCTGAAATTCACGTTCATGTCGGTGAGTAAGTGAAAGCTGTTTTTCCTGGCATCGGTCATGGACAGCTGGCCGTCAATGATCTCGAAACTGCCCACGCTCAGGGCCGCCACAGCACTTCCCCCGCTCTGCCGTGTTCCGG
The nucleotide sequence above comes from Pseudomonadota bacterium. Encoded proteins:
- a CDS encoding AsmA family protein gives rise to the protein MPSPSSAASPAPKKRKGFLRRLFGFLITIVFLLIVIAVAVPFLVPAEKYKGVIMARATQALGRELRIEGPVSFTILPRLAVKLEGVSLAGSASGEGKDLATVKKLEAVVALWPLIEGDIQVERFVLTEPVISLETDRNGKPNWEFAPGKKEGASVPVQETSGTRQSGGSAVAALSVGSFEIIDGQLSMTDARKNSFHLLTDMNVNFSLPGLDRPAKFRIAATWDKKQIRGEGEIGQPRSLMEDRSSPAELKISVGDGKVVFRGTLESPKSRPAVSGQLEAEGEDLIRLATMAAADKPSPVTGFRLSSAVKANRDDVSLSGLSLEANDTSATGDLKIHLAGARPKVTGALKTSVLDLDKLMASAGETGKSAESSVRLVSQAHAAPASAAGWSNEPLDLSGLKSVDADLKVSLDGVVIKKAQTGPTVLDIALVNGNLDTSFPETRIFDGKIAGTLGLDASGTTPAVTLETTMGGIQVEQLLRAFADFKRLTGTGEGKMSVRTSGKSQRDMVGNLDGKGNFMVRDGAIRGINIAAMARNIGSAFQAGSDAEKTDFAELSSDFTITNGVVNSTLQMMAPVLRVTGAGQISLVPKTVNYRLEPKLVGTLQGQGGKTDLGGLTVPVVVSGTFDRLSFAPDLSGTVQQIMQDPKGALDQLKSLKDQLKKGTLFAPGEPAPGAQPAPETQTAPAEPAPQQPEDPKKQLENQAKDLLKGFLGGQKK
- a CDS encoding helix-turn-helix transcriptional regulator; its protein translation is MLKHSDIWQAIDRLARESGLSASGLAKKAGLDPTTFNKSKRAGPGGRLRWPSTESISRILEATGQSLSALVSMIDGEAGSGTQRVPVIGYAQAGKKGFFDDAGYPVGNGWDELLFPNVGDPQAYALEVSGDSMEPVYRDGDILIVSPAAQLRRGDRVVVRTKDGEVMARHLSRQSANRIDLQSLNKDHEDRTLPMADVQWVARIMWVSQ
- a CDS encoding aminotransferase; its protein translation is MDDRKSLSRRDVASHLHPFTNLKLHEERGPFIIERGKGVFVYDTEGREYLEGVAALWCASLGFSEQRLIDAATRQLNTLPYYHVFNHRSHPPAIALADKLLSISPVPMGKVFFASSGSEANDTAMKFVWYYNNALGRPQKKKIISRRKGYHGTTIGAGSLSGHPHVHFNFDLPIPQVLHTDYPGYYRYGQAGESEDQFSQRMADNLEALILKEGPETIGAFIAEPVMGVAGVIIPPPGYHSRVQAILKKHDILFIADEVVTGFGRTGNMWGCQTMDLTPDMIVCAKGLSGAYMPISALMITDRIYEVLKSQADKVSSFGHGFTSTAHPVAAAVALEAVKIVEEDRLVDHVRALAPHLEKALGTLADHPLVGNVRSIGLMGGVELVRNKATREQFPENLKVGMIVYDMTIRRGVILRAMGDTIVFSPPLIIQKEHIDRMVAALREALDEALGVLKRAGVAG